Genomic segment of Mercurialis annua linkage group LG6, ddMerAnnu1.2, whole genome shotgun sequence:
ATCATTTATCATTATCAATTCTGTTTGAATTtataagatttttttataagacCATCTAGAgcagtttgaaattttttggatttataTTTACAGGTCTAGATTTGGACTGTGGTCCATTTCTTGCTGTGCACACGCAAGCAGCAGTTAAAAAAGGCCTGGTCAATGAGGCTGAAATTAATGGTGCTTTAATGAATACGCTTGCTGTTCAGATGCGGCTAGGTTTGTTCGACGGCGAACCATCAGCTCAGCCATATGGGAAACTTGGTCCGAAGGACGTGTGCACCCCGGCTCACCAAGAGTTAGCCCTTGAGGCTGCCAGGCAAGGGATTGTTCTTTTGAAGAATAAGGGTGCTTCGTTGCCTTTATCCCCTCGCCGTCATCGTAGTGTTGCAATTATTGGACCTAACTCCAATGCGAGTGTCACTATGATTGGCAATTATGCTGGTAAGTCCACTTCTAGCTGGGGCGGAGTTAACAATTTTGGAATGGAAGACTTAAATTGcaccaaaaaaatatttaggatgctaatttataaaaatacaaacttaataactatatttagaagaaaaaaaagttgaaagaatactttcaaaaagaaaattagaGCGTTCCGCCCGACTTTTAATTCTTTGAAATGAACACATTAAGTTAAAATTTTGCCATCTTCGaactttatttgattttaaaattaaaaattcaattgatttaaattaCTTTGAAGGATTCgagtttgataaaataattaaaaatcgaaCTTGAACTGATTATCAGTGTAAATATTtgatgattaaattttaaataagtgtttaaatatatataattataataaataaatttattaaaatataaattagtaaaaaaattgataagttTGCGAGTTTGTTAAGTCCAATATCTTGATTTTCCAAGCCGACTTGATAATTGACTTGAATATTCGAATTTATACTCGATTCGGTTAACATTAACGTAATTTTGTAtacatttttaaagttaaattcaAATGGTTGATTAGTTAGTTGATTCAATTTTactacattttttttatcaacatgACGAAAGGCTTGACATTTTGTTTAACAATTTTTGTGTCCGTTAGGTGTTGCTTGTCGTTACACTACGCCATTGCAAGGAATTGGGAGCTACACAAAGACAATTTACAAAAAAGGTTGTACAGACGTGAGCTGTGTTAATGACAAGCTATTCAACGGTGCAATTGACGCTGCACGGCAAGCGGATGCAACAATTTTAGTGATGGGCCTTGACCAATCAATTGAAGCTGAGTTCAGAGATCGAACTGGGCTTCTCCTTCCGGGCCATCAACAAGAGCTTGTATCTAAAGTTGCCGCGGCCTCTAAAGGCCCGACTATTTTGGTCTTAATGTCTGGTGGGCCTATAGATGTATCTTTCGCAAAAAAGGACCCAAAAATTGCTGCTATTTTATGGGCTGGATATCCGGGCCAGGCCGGTGGAGCTGCCATTGCTGATGTTCTGTTTGGAACAACTAATCCAGgtttcttaattaaattaaatcaataaagttaatttgttttaatgtaacgttataatttattttaatttcatttaacttaattttaattttttttaaaaaatctaggAGGGAAGCTGCCAATGACATGGTATCCACAAGAGTACATAACAAATTTGGCAATGACAGAAATGGGCATGAGATCAAGCGAATCAAAGAATTATCCAGGAAGAACCTATAGATTCTACAAGGGCAAAGTGGTCTACCCATTTGGCCACGGACTCAGCTACTCACACTTTACTCACACCATAGCCACAGCCCCCACCTTACTCACTGTACCACTCGACGGACACCGAGGAAACGCCACCGTTTCAGGCAAAGCAATTAGAGTGACACATACAAAATGTAACAGGCTCTCACTACAAATTGAAGTGGACGTTAAAAATGTTGGGTCCAAAAACGGAGCTCACACACTGTTAGTCTACTCTACACCGCCAGGTGGACAATGGGCTCCACGTAAGCAATTGGTGGCCTTTGAAAAACTGCATGTTCCTGCAAGAACACAACGAAGAGTTGGGATTAAAATACACGTGTGCAAGCTTCTTAGTGTTGTGGATCGATCTGGAACTCGAAGGATTCCTATTGGTCCACATAGTCTTCAAATTGGTGATGCTAAGCACTCGGTGTCACTTCAAGCTTCAGTTCTTGGAGTCATTAAGTCTTAATTTCATCATTAAgggataattataattataggtttgaaatttgttttcttagcaaattttatcttaattagTCAATTCAAATGAATTTATCTTCCACGTATTGACATCCAGTTTCTTACTGTTATCTAGATTTACATGAATTTCGTTATTAcggataaaattttaaaattgttttaataatGACTTAACATAGTCTTCCATAAAATCTGATTAACACCTAATCAGAAATTAAATCTAAGCTGTTTCTATTTAATAGCAGAATTAGCCAAATTGAACACCTAATCAGGCGAATTCC
This window contains:
- the LOC126688257 gene encoding probable beta-D-xylosidase 2; the protein is MAPNSAIFLLLLLVFSWQTSKADVEPFACHPKDKTTRNLPFCQVKLPIHERVKDLVGRLRLPEKIGLLVNNAGAVPRLGIKGYEWWSEALHGVSNVGPGTKFGGAFPGATSFPQVITTAASFNSTLWEAIGQVVSDEARAMYNGGMAGLTYWSPNVNILRDPRWGRGQETPGEDPLVVGKYAASYVKGLQGNDGDRLKVAASCKHFTAYDLDNWNGVDRFHFNAKVSKQDIEDTFDVPFRMCVKEGKVASVMCSYNQVNGIPTCADPNLLKKTVRTQWGLNGYIVSDCDSVGVYYDKQHYTSTPEQAAADAIKAGLDLDCGPFLAVHTQAAVKKGLVNEAEINGALMNTLAVQMRLGLFDGEPSAQPYGKLGPKDVCTPAHQELALEAARQGIVLLKNKGASLPLSPRRHRSVAIIGPNSNASVTMIGNYAGVACRYTTPLQGIGSYTKTIYKKGCTDVSCVNDKLFNGAIDAARQADATILVMGLDQSIEAEFRDRTGLLLPGHQQELVSKVAAASKGPTILVLMSGGPIDVSFAKKDPKIAAILWAGYPGQAGGAAIADVLFGTTNPGGKLPMTWYPQEYITNLAMTEMGMRSSESKNYPGRTYRFYKGKVVYPFGHGLSYSHFTHTIATAPTLLTVPLDGHRGNATVSGKAIRVTHTKCNRLSLQIEVDVKNVGSKNGAHTLLVYSTPPGGQWAPRKQLVAFEKLHVPARTQRRVGIKIHVCKLLSVVDRSGTRRIPIGPHSLQIGDAKHSVSLQASVLGVIKS